The Cucurbita pepo subsp. pepo cultivar mu-cu-16 chromosome LG05, ASM280686v2, whole genome shotgun sequence nucleotide sequence ataatcgttgtaatttctatGAACAAGActctaggagaagaattattcgtaacccttctattacccttcaagtctccttgctatggaactagagtattaaagaggatttcattgctccctctcttctcccgaaTAAGAGAGCAACTATGTATgtgtaaagtagctaattaaacgtacatgtaaatcattaacagcaactctttaataaactaaaatcataccgtcaacatacttaaactatataaaactctctcgcctCCTCTAttaagtttagctctccatccaaactgaattaaacagaggaatccgcatcttcatcatgtaaaattgatggaataaggaaagagaataaggaaatagagagttatcctAGTTTGTTGTCGttcgtcaatggaagttcccttctcttgagctctcacgtccacctctttgccctaatcaatccttgttggtctccttttccATCTGCTGTCAACAGctgctggattagggttttcttcttcttctctggtttcacagcTGTCAATAGctgctggattagggtttggattagggttttcttcttcttctctggtttcacagcTGTCAATAGCTgttggattagggttttcttctttttttctggtTTCACTGCAGAGGCTGCTGCTGTGTAATTCGATTTTCTCCCTAAAATGTGGCTCTCTATTCttggtcttcttttccttttatattgagcatgaGTTCACCTTTAGGGCTGAAAATGAATAAGTTGTCCACTTACTCCGTGGGCCTTTAGGGCTGAAAAGGAATAAGTTGTCCACATACATGTTCCTCATTGGTTAATCAATGACCCACTTGGACTGCTGAcgtggatttaaaatttccatgtcatcccccATTTATTTCCAGATTTGCTACTCCCTCATGGTTCAAcataaatgtctgaaattttaccacataactcaattaaatgtataattaAAATCGATTTAtgcaaaatcatatttttttcatgttggacCGCAATAAACGATTTTATGCTCactaagtagaataaatgaggtaaataatgagaaaatggtgaatacGAGTGacatattaaatacaaaaagacttgatatgacTCTACTTTTAAAGAGTTATCATATGTATATAGtaacgaccttaaattaagtagaaaatttcgggtcgttacaatccGTCTACTATAGACCCTTAAGTTATTTCCTAAACATGATCCTCTCATATGTTAATTAGAAATCATTCCCGGTTCTACATATTATAGAGATTCATAATATGATTTTTGGATGATTGAAAACCAAAAGTGAGCTACTTAAAGactatttttatactcattcatgttacttttattttttctaatggTACACGAGCTTACTCGATATCGGATGAGTGTTATCAAAGTAGAGGGACTATGGAGTTGAAATATATCAGCATCTTTTGTAGATTCTAGAACTCTTAGATTATGTGAATTCTACACTGTGAAACCATTTTACGAGCTTTATACATGGATTGATTAAAATTATCTACTTCAAATgttaaatctaaatattttatgggATTCCTaccgttttttttaataacatgcactatttgagttttatgaaaaatataagttgtttcatattaataaaatcGCTCTTTATTCACTGTGTTAAAAGCGATAATTGTCTAAACATTAAAAAGCTCGATCATTAACAACATCCCTTATGGCCACCGCCTTTCGGGCTTGGGCCAGATGCTTTGATATCAACAAGAGTATTGGCATCATTGAAGTTGTGGCCATGATGACCACCGCCTTTCGGGCTTGGGCCAGATGCTTTGACATTAGCGAGAGTATTGGCATCATTGAAGTTGTGGCCCTCACcaatgctcaaagtagactgCTTCGGAGTTCCAATGCCAATGGGTGGTATGGGCAAGAAAGCGTCCGTAGTTGCTGCACTCATCGTACTGAGAGACCTTGCTTCTACCAGTCCAAGCAAATTTGCATTGCTTAGCAACGAAAAAATCAAAAAGATGCTCAAAGTCTTCATCATTATAATACCAAATAGGAATATGTAGCAAGAGAGAAGAACCAAGTTGttgtatgatatgaaaaaccCATTCtttcaaaacatatttatagaCACAAATTAGGGACGTAcgaattgaataaaaaattatttataaacacaAATTAGGAAGGAAGGtgcaaaaacaagaaaaatggtGCATAGTTTTCAGAGATAAATTCGGAGGTTGccaaataaaactaaaacgaCCATCTTATCTTGAGTTAAAAAATTCAGGACACTATCTCTGAAAACTACAAGGTTTTAGTTAATTGAAGATAAGATGGTCATGACCATCTTACGAGTTTACTCAATATTCGGAGGTTGCCAAATTTTTTAACGAATGGAGGATTGACTTGAATAACAAACTTATGtcattattttaagttatgggcatctcatgcatttttgtGTCATATGCATTGAGATATTTCGCCCTTATGATTAGTACAGATGCATACCTTACTACATTTATGTtcaccatgatattatgtGGTCTCTTTCACTCTGTAATGTCTGATAGCTCATTAGTGAGTGCTAGCTAGGTCTAGGGTACGTAAACGAGCCTATCTATTGGGTCCATTTGTGCATGCTTGGGTCGTGtatagagaagtactacacccCAACCCTGcgcattatatttttaaaatgataagtCCCACCATATCGCATGTGGTTGCAATGAGACTAATAGGTTCATGAGCTTTACCTTGTGAAAGAATAGTTCAGGATCATGAATCATCAGTCTCGACTTTcaacactttctttttcaggtcaTATCGGTTCAGTCGAAtacatctttcattttcttctcccagGAAAAGGTTTGAGGTTGAGTCTTTGCTGctaattcatttcttctttcttttacaGTAAACTAGGATAGGTGATTGAGTTCAGTTCGTTccgtctcattcatcttgctTTCGGCTTTCTCCTTATGATTTAGAATTGTAAAGGAgaattcttctttcattttcttctccctgaactgattcttgaacagtaaactaGGATAGGAAAATGTTTGAGGTTCCGGTGAAGgatcattcttctttcgtcttgacttcctATCCATCCTAAttaccgagtgaaagaaaagagatagttcaaccctcgttgatatgaaccaaaagacatcaatcatacaatatacttcaatgaagaatgaagtttgattgttataaattttgggtgggttacaatttagagtaatttagagttattgtattttaagacattttatttactttaggttacatttacatattgtatgattgatgtcttttggttcatatcactcgTTCAATCAGGGAGCTCAGCTCAGCAGCTTTACCTCCTAAAATAAGGGACATTCTCGGTGACGGGTTGAGACTTGGTTCCTTATTTGCCACTTTGCATTCGTGACGGGCATGACCTCGTGCGATGCGTGCAGAACTTAGGTATTCAATCCAAAATCAACGATTTCTTGCTAGTGAACCATACATACACAGTCGATCCAATCAAAACACGATTTGGGAGGTTTTTCTTGATAAGACCGATTTCTACACAAACCCTAGCTTTATTGTGAGAGGGGGGCGTGAGACAAGCTTCGTAGGACCTTCAAGGGTCATGCCAATTCCGAAAGTCGAGACGATAGAAAACAGGCGaaactcaaagaagaagaCAGTAGATGGAGTTGCGAGACCCAACATAGGCGCATGCATTGGATCACCATTGTAGAGACGGAAATCATGGCTCCAGcagaaaaccctaaaccatCCTCAATCAAAAACTTCTCTTTGTTTGGtgcatactttgttcgagagcttgATTCAGACGTGCCTTGGATCTAACAATAGAGTGATCGAAAGCTTGGCCAATTCTTTCGAGCGAACTCCCTACTGTCCTCATCCTTAGAAAGGGTTTTGCTGGAACTCCATCCTTTTTCATTCTGATTTGACTTTGAGAAGATAGCTTTCCTTAGAAACTCCCACAATTCTCAGTAGCGAAGCCACTTTACCATTCAAgcaagaaggaaaaggttttCGGTTGAGTCTTGAAAgcagaaaggaaagagaaagatcTGTTAGGGCCAACAAATGCAACCACATGCGATATGGTGGGacttatcattttaaaaatataatgcgCAGGGTTGgggtgtagtacttccctataCACGACCCAAGCATGCNTCTTTTACAGTAAACTAGGATAGGTGATTGAGTTCAGTTCGTTccgtctcattcatcttgctTTCGGCTTTCTCCTTATGATTTAGAATTGTAAAGGAgaattcttctttcattttcttctccctgaactgattcttgaacagtaaactaGGATAGGAAAATGTTTGAGGTTCCGGTGAAGgatcattcttctttcgtcttgacttcctATCCATCCTAAttaccgagtgaaagaaaagagatagttcaaccctcgttgatatgaaccaaaagacatcaatcatacaatatacttcaaNACAAATGGACCCAATAGATAggctcgtatacgtacccTAGACCTAGCTAGCACTCACTAATGAGCTATCAGACATTACAGAGTGAAAGAGACCacataatatcatggtgaACATAAATGTAGTAAGGTATGCATCTGTACTAATCATAAGGGCGAAATATCTCAATGCATATGACacaaaaatgcatgagatgcccataacttaaaataatgaCATAAGTTTGTTATTCAAGTCAATCCTCCATTCGTTAAAAAATTTGGCAACCTCCGAATATTGAGTAAACTCGTAAGATGGTCATGACCATCTTATCTTCAATTAACTAAAACCTTGTAGTTTTCAGAGATAGTGTCCTGAATTTTTTAACTCAAGATAAGATGGtcgttttagttttatttggCAACCTCCGAATTTATCTCTGAAAACTATGCaccatttttcttgtttttgcaCCTTCCTTCCTAATTtgtgtttataaataattttttattcaattcgTACGTCCCTAATTTGTGtctataaatatgttttgaaaGAATGggtttttcatatcatacaaCAACTTGGTTCTTCTCTCTTGCTACATATTCCTATTTGGTATTATAATGATGAAGACTTTGAGCANTAGCAAGAGTATTGGCATCATTGAAGTTGTGGCCCTCACCACCTCTCAAAGTAGACGGCTTCATAGTTCCAATGGGTGGTATGTGCAAGATTTCGTCGGTAGTTGCTGCATTCATCGTATTGAGAGACCTTGCTTCTACCGGTCCAAGCAAATTTCCATTGCTTAGCAACGAAAGAATCAAAACCAAGCTCAAAGTCTTGATCATTGTAATACCAGAAGAACCAAGTTGttgtatgatatgaaaaaccaCTTCTATGAAACATATTTATAGACACAAATTAGGAAGGTATgaatggaataaaaaattatttataaacacaAATTAGGAAGGAATGtgcaaaaacaagaaaaatggtGCATAGTTTTCAGAGATAAATTCGGAGGTTGccaaataaaactaaaacgaCCATCTTATCTTGAGTTAAAAAATTCAGGACACTATCTCTGAAAACTACAAGGTTTTAGTTAATTGAAGATAAGATGGTCATGACCATCTTACGAGTTTACTCAATATTCGGAGGTTGCCAAATTTTTTAACGAATGGAGGATTGACTTGAATAACAAACTTATGtcattattttaagttatgggcatctcatgcatttttgtGTCATATGCATTGAGATATTTCGCCCTTATGATTAGTACAGATGCATACCTTACTACATTTATGTtcaccatgatattatgtGGTCTCTTTCACTCTGTAATGTCTGATAGCTCATTAGTGAGTGCTAGCTAGGTCTAgggtacgtatacgagccTATCTATTGGGTCCATTTGTGCATGCTTGGGTCGTGtatagggaagtactacacccCAACCCTGcgcattatatttttaaaatgataagtCCCACCATATCGCATGTGGTTGCATTTGTTGGCCCTAACAgatctttctctttcctttctgcTTTCAAGACTCAACCGaaaaccttttccttcttgcTTGAATGGTAAAGTGGCTTCGCTACTGAGAATTGTGGGAGTTTCTAAGGAAAGCTATCTTCTCAAAGTCAAATCAGAATGAAAAAGGATGGAGTTCCAGCAAAACCCTTTCTAAGGATGAGGACAGTAGGGAGTTCGCTCGAAAGAATTGGCCAAGCTTTCGATCACTCTATTGTTAGATCCAAGGCACGTCTGAATcaagctctcgaacaaagtatgcaCCAAACAAAGAGAAGTTTTTGATTGAGGatggtttagggttttctgCTGGAGCCATGATTTCCGTCTCTACAATGGTGATCCAATGCATGCGCCTATGTTGGGTCTCGCAACTCCATCTACTGtcttcttctttgagtttCGCCTGTTTTCTATCGTCTCGACTTTCGGAATTGGCATGACCCTTGAAGGTCCTACGAAGCTTGTCTCACGCCCCCCTCTCACAATAAAGCTAGGGTTTGTGTAGAAATCGGTCTTATCAAGAAAAACCTCCCAAATCGTGTTTTGATTGGATCGACTGTGTATGTATGGTTCACTAGCAAGAAATCGTTGATTTTGGATTGAATACCTAAGTTCTGCACGCATCGCACGAGGTCATGCCCGTCACGAATGCAAAGTGGCAAATAAGGAACCAAGTCTCAACCCGTCACCGAGAATGTCCCTTATTTTAGGAGGTAAAGCTGCTGAGCTGAGCTCCCTGATTGAAcgagtgatatgaaccaaaagacatcaatcatacaatatgtaaatgtaacctaaagtaaataaaatgtcttaaaatacaataactctaaattactctaaattgtaacccacccaaaatttataacaatcaaacttcattcttcattgaagtatattgtatgattgatgtcttttggttcatatcaacgagggttgaactatctcttttctttcactcggtaaTTAGGATGGATaggaagtcaagacgaaagaagaatgatcCTTCACCGGAACCTCAAACATTTTCCTATCCtagtttactgttcaagaatcagttcagggagaagaaaatgaaagaagaattcTCCTTTACAATTCTAAATCATAAGGAGAAAGCCGAAagcaagatgaatgagacggAACGAACTGAACTCAATCACCTATCCTAGTTTACtgtaaaagaaagaagaaatgaattagCAGCAAAGACTCAACCTCAAACCTTTTCctgggagaagaaaatgaaagatgtaTTCGACTGAACCGATAtgacctgaaaaagaaagtgttgAAAGTCGAGACTGATGATTCATGATCCTGAACTATTCTTTCACAAGGTAAAGCTCATGAACCTATTAGTCTCATTGCAACCACATGCGATATGGTGGGacttatcattttaaaaatataatgcgCAGGGTTGgggtgtagtacttctctataCACGACCCAAGCATGCACAAATGGACCCAATAGATAGGCTCGTTTACGTACCCTAGACCTAGCTAGCACTCACTAATGAGCTATCAGACATTACAGAGTGAAAGAGACCacataatatcatggtgaACATAAATGTAGTAAGGTATGCATCTGTACTAATCATAAGGGCGAAATATCTCAATGCATATGACacaaaaatgcatgagatgcccataacttaaaataatgaCATAAGTTTGTTATTCAAGTCAATCCTCCATTCGTTAAAAAATTTGGCAACCTCCGAATATTGAGTAAACTCGTAAGATGGTCATGACCATCTTATCTTCAATTAACTAAAACCTTGTAGTTTTCAGAGATAGTGTCCTGAATTTTTTAACTCAAGATAAGATGGtcgttttagttttatttggCAACCTCCGAATTTATCTCTGAAAACTATGCaccatttttcttgtttttgcaCCTTCCTTCCTAATTtgtgtttataaataattttttattcaattcgTACGTCCCTAATTTGTGtctataaatatgttttgaaaGAATGggtttttcatatcatacaaCAACTTGGTTCTTCTCTCTTGCTACATATTCCTATTTGGTATTATAATGATGAAGACTTTGAGCATCTTTTTGATTTTTTCGTTGCTAAGCAATGCAAATTTGCTTGGACTGGTAGAAGCAAGGTCTCTCAGTACGATGAGTGCAGCAACTACGGACGCTTTCTTGCCCATACCACCCATTGGCATTGGAACTCCGAAGcagtctactttgagcattgGTGAGGGCCACAACTTCAATGATGCCAATACTCTCGCTAATGTCAAAGCATCTGGCCCAAGCCCGAAAGGCGGTGGTCATCATGGCCACAACTTCAATGATGCCAATACTCTTGTTGATATCAAAGCATCTGGCCCAAGCCCGAAAGGCGGTGGCCATAAGGGATGTTGTTAATGATCGAGCTTTTTAATGTTTAGACAATTATCGCTTTTAACACAGTGAATAAAGAGCgattttattaatatgaaacaacttatatttttcataaaactcaaatagtgcatgttattaaaaaaacgcTAGGGATcccataaaatatttagatttaacATTTGAAGTAGATAATTTTAATCAATCCATGTATAAAGCTCGTAAATGGCTTCGCAATGTAGAATTCATATAATCTAAGAGTTCTAAAATCTACAAAAGATGCTGATATATTTCAACTCCATAGTCCCAATACTCCGATAACACTCATCCCATACCGAGTAAGCTCATGtaccatttgaaaaaaaaaaaatagcaggAATGAGTATACAAATACTCTATAAGTAGCTCACTTTTGGTTCTCGACCGTCCAAAAATCAGATTATGAATCTCTATAATATGTGGAATCCGgaataatttgtaattaacaTATGACACGATCATGTTCAAAAAATAACTTAAGGGTCGTTTGCACGAAGATATGTGATTGAGAGTATCCTATACAATTAGTTTATATAAGACTGGactacaaaatatttaatctctctccATAAGCCTATGAATTGAAAAGATTAATATTTGACAAGTGACTTGTGAATTATGAACTAATGCTTATAGTTCATAATGGCTACTTAAAAGAGAATAACAACATCCATGGCCTTTGGCGCGAGGGCTGAGGCCAGGTGATTTGACATTACGAAGAGGATCGACATCGACAACTAGGTTGTGGCCAACGTTGTGACTCAAGCTGGAGTCTTTGATATCGCCATGAGTATTGGCATCAATGAAGTTGTGGCCTTCCTGagccaaaaaaattaaaacgaaGCTCAAAGTTATATCACCTCAAACAACAGTTTAGCTAAAAGATAGATAACCAATTTTGAAAGATATTTATAGAGACAATTTAGGAaggtattaattaaaaaaaatatatatattgggaAGGTGCAAAAACAAGATAAACAGTTGGAGACAATTAGAATGTTGCCGAATAAAATTACAATCTCATAAATGACTCTAACAACCAggaaaaaagatattaataaaaaataaaaagaaattaagtttatattcaaaatatgtGAAGCTTATGAGAACGAATTTGAATGATAAATGCAAGCAAATTTAGAGCTAGATAGAACGTTGGCTGATACCAACCAAGTGTCTTACTATCGGCTCGGTCGGAAGACTTGTCTTATGTACGACGACATGTACTTA carries:
- the LOC111795487 gene encoding uncharacterized protein LOC111795487, which gives rise to MMKTLSIFLIFSLLSNANLLGLVEARSLSTMSAATTDAFLPIPPIGIGTPKQSTLSIGEGHNFNDANTLANVKASGPSPKGGGHHGHNFNDANTLVDIKASGPSPKGGGHKGHNFNDANTLANVKASGPSPKGGGHHGHNFNDANTLVDVKASGPSPKGGGHKGHNFNDANTLGHIKDYSPRTNVAHNFAVDADTLSNVKASGPSPGGGGHHGCC
- the LOC111795111 gene encoding uncharacterized protein LOC111795111, which produces MMKTLSIFLIFSLLSNANLLGLVEARSLSTMSAATTDAFLPIPPIGIGTPKQSTLSIGEGHNFNDANTLANVKASGPSPKGGGHHGHNFNDANTLVDIKASGPSPKGGGHKGHNFNDANTLANVKASGPSPKGGGHHGHNFNDANTLVDIKASGPSPKGGGHKGCC